One window of the Peromyscus leucopus breed LL Stock chromosome 17, UCI_PerLeu_2.1, whole genome shotgun sequence genome contains the following:
- the LOC114695160 gene encoding disintegrin and metalloproteinase domain-containing protein 26A-like, whose translation MFLQLCLWTLLLLSAWSPTAHARYSSPPEVVIPLRVTDPSRQDMSPDWLSYSLRFGGERHIITMKPTKYFISKNFLLFTYNDKGDLLEEQPFVQKDCYYHGHVDGEPESMLIINTCFGSLQGIIEINGTVYEIMPKNQTSTFEHLVYKIDSEDSESFSMRCGLTEEEIARQMKIQESKDPTLMQSQYENWWTHHRYLEYYVAVDNQRYVYKNNNVTACIQDILQVVNGINGYYLQIDIDVVLTTLEVWTQRNHVDVTESIDKVLSNFCTWKMSNVDNRIRNDIAHLFARQGYGATLGLAYVGTVCIAIDCAVNSFMTNSFQEMAFIIAHEMGHNLGMPHDENYCTCGLSSCIMAAYQSNSPRFSNCSYENMYSVITKRSCLYNIPDKEVTINLTLCGNSLVEEGEECDCGTSESCQSDPCCGEDCVLKSDAECAFGLCCQRCKFMPAGTVCRYQSNECDLPEWCNGSSARCPEDVYLEDGTRCSGGGNCYKRTCQKHEKHCQMIFGNGAKSADDTCYIEMNRRGDRFGNCGNNSRNYIPCNSADVLCGRIQCENVAELLHKKSHETVHWTRFNNVTCWTVDYHFGITIGDMGAVRDGTPCGPDHMCINRKCVHKSFLVSNCSSFDCNMHGVCNNKHHCHCDFRSEPPNCLLNGFGGSIDSGPPPRLKGSSWGKYVLAFLIIILVLVFTLIAINRRMESS comes from the coding sequence ATGTTCCTTCAGCTCTGCCTGTGGACGTTGCTCTTACTTTCTGCATGGTCACCAACTGCACATGCTAGGTACAGTAGCCCTCCAGAAGTAGTGATACCCTTGAGGGTCACTGACCCTAGTAGACAGGATATGTCCCCAGACTGGCTCTCTTATAGCCTGCGCTTTGGAGGAGAGAGACATATTATCACCATGAAACCCACAAAATACTTCATATCCAAAAACTTCCTACTGTTCACATACAATGACAAAGGTGATCTTCTTGAAGAACAGCCTTTTGTGCAGAAAGACTGCTACTACCATGGCCATGTAGATGGAGAGCCTGAATCCATGCTCATTATTAACACCTGTTTTGGGAGTTTGCAAGGCATAATAGAGATAAATGGCACAGTTTATGAAATCATGCCCAAGAACCAAACATCCACATTTGAACATCTGGTATACAAAATAGACAGTGAGGACTCAGAATCATTTTCTATGAGATGTGGGTTAACAGAAGAAGAGATAGCACGACAAATGAAGATACAAGAAAGCAAAGACCCCACACTTATGCAAAGCCAATATGAGAATTGGTGGACCCACCATAGGTATCTTGAATATTATGTGGCAGTAGATAATCAACgatatgtttataaaaataataatgtcacaGCTTGTATACAAGACATATTGCAAGTTGTCAATGGAATAAATGGTTATTATCTTCAAATAGACATTGATGTGGTTTTAACTACACTGGAAGTTTGGACTCAAAGAAATCATGTCGATGTAACAGAATCCATAGATAAAGTCCTATCTAATTTCTGCACTTGGAAGATGAGTAACGTTGACAATCGCATTAGAAATGACATTGCACATCTTTTTGCCAGGCAAGGATATGGTGCCACTTTAGGGTTAGCTTATGTAGGTACAGTTTGCATAGCTATAGATTGTGCAGTTAACAGTTTTATGACAAATTCATTTCAAGAAATGGCATTCATTATAGCACATGAGATGGGTCATAATTTGGGTATGCCTCATGATGAGAATTACTGTACTTGTGGGTTATCAAGCTGCATAATGGCTGCATATCAATCTAATTCCCCTAGATTCAGCAACTGCAGTTATGAGAATATGTATTCAGTGATTACCAAAAGAAGTTGTTTATACAATATTCCAGATAAAGAAGTAACAATAAACCTCACCTTGTGTGGGAATAGTTTAGTTGAAGAAGGAGAGGAGTGCGACTGTGGAACCTCTGAATCATGTCAAAGTGATCCATGCTGTGGTGAAGACTGTGTTCTCAAGTCTGATGCTGAATGTGCTTTTGGACTTTGTTGCCAAAGGTGCAAGTTCATGCCAGCAGGCACAGTGTGCAGATATCAGAGCAATGAATGTGACCTTCCAGAGTGGTGTAATGGAAGTTCAGCTAGGTGTCCAGAAGATGTATACCTGGAGGATGGAACTCGTTGCAGTGGTGGTGGTAATTGCTACAAAAGGACATGTCAGAAACATGAGAAACACTGTCAAATGATTTTTGGCAATGGAGCCAAGAGTGCAGATGACACTTGCTACATCGAAATGAACAGACGAGGTGACCGTTTCGGAAACTGTGGTAACAATAGCCGTAACTACATACCATGCAATAGTGCCGATGTACTCTGTGGACGAATCCAGTGTGAAAATGTGGCAGAACTTCTCCATAAAAAAAGCCATGAAACAGTGCATTGGACTCGCTTCAATAATGTCACCTGCTGGACTGTGGACTATCATTTTGGGATAACCATAGGTGACATGGGAGCAGTGAGAGACGGCACACCTTGTGGTCCAGATCATATGTGCATTAACAGGAAGTGTGTCCATAAGTCTTTTTTGGTAAGTAACTGTTCGTCATTCGATTGCAATATGCATGGAGTCTGCAACAATAAACATCACTGCCATTGTGATTTCAGATCAGAGCCACCAAACTGTCTACTCAACGGCTTTGGGGGTAGTATAGACAGTGGACCACCTCCACGATTAAAAGGTTCCAGTTGGGGTAAATATGTGCTagcttttttaattattatactGGTTTTGGTATTTACCTTAATTGCCATAAATAGGAGGATGGAatcttcataa